From Lemur catta isolate mLemCat1 chromosome 19, mLemCat1.pri, whole genome shotgun sequence, a single genomic window includes:
- the CCNE1 gene encoding G1/S-specific cyclin-E1 isoform X3, whose protein sequence is MIVHSFIRWLSVTLCKALRIQRSSGVSKPWDSNTVCANPCSLIPTPDKEEDEPVYPNSACKPQSFTPSRASPLPVLNWANREEVWKIMLNKEKTYLRDQHFMQRHPLLQPRMRAILLDWLMEVCEVYKLHRETFYLAQDFFDRYMATQENVVKTLLQLIGISSLFIAAKLEEIYPPKLHQFAYVTDGACSGDEILTMELMIMKALKWRLSPLTIVSWLNVYMQVAYLNDVYEVLLPQYPQQIFIQIAELLDLCVLDIDCLEFSYGVLAASALYHFSSSELMQKVSGYQWCDIESCAKWMVPFAMVIRETGSSKLKHFRGIPADDAHNIQTHRDSLDLLDKAQGKKAILSEQNRISPLPTGVLTPPPSSEKQSGGQGTA, encoded by the exons ATGATAGTTCATTCTTTTATCAGATGGTTGAGTGTCACTCTGTGCAAGGCTCTGAGGATTCAAAGGTCTTCGGGAGTATCTAAG CCTTGGGACAGTAACACAGTCTGTGCAAACCCCTGCTCCTTGATCCCCACACCTGACAAAGAAGAGGATGAGCCGGTGTACCCGAATTCTGCATGCAAGCCTCAGAGTTTCACACCATCCAGAGCTTCACCTCTGCCTGTCCTGAA ctgGGCAAATAGAGAGGAAGTGTGGAAAATCATGTTAAACAAGGAAAAGACATACTTAAGGGATCAGCACTTTATGCAGCGACACCCTCTTCTGCAGCCTAGAATGCGAGCAATTCTTCTGGATTGGTTAATGGAG gTGTGTGAAGTCTACAAACTCCACAGGGAGACGTTCTACTTGGCACAGGATTTCTTTGATCGGTACATGGCAACGCAAGAAAATGTTGTGAAAACACTTCTACAGCTTATTGggatttcatctttatttattgcAGCCAAACTTGAg gAAATCTATCCTCCAAAGTTGCACCAGTTTGCTTATGTTACAGATGGAGCTTGTTCCGGAGACGAAATTCTTACCATGGAGTTAATGATTATGAAG GCTCTTAAGTGGCGTTTAAGTCCCCTGACCATCGTGTCCTGGTTGAACGTGTACATGCAGGTTGCGTATCTGAATGACGTGTACGAAGTGCTGCTGCCGCAGTATCCCCAGCAAATCTTCATACAGATCGCAGAG CTTTTGGATCTCTGCGTCCTGGACATCGACTGCTTAGAATTTTCTTACGGTGTACTTGCTGCTTCCGCCTTGTATCATTTCTCTTCGTCTGAATTGATGCAAAAGGTTTCAG GGTACCAGTGGTGCGACATAGAGAGCTGCGCCAAGTGGATGGTCCCGTTCGCCATGGTCATAAGGGAGACGGGGAGCTCGAAGCTGAAGCACTTCAGGGGGATTCCTGCCGATGACGCCCACAACATACAGACCCACAGGGACAGCTTGGACTTGCTG GACAAAGCCCAAGGAAAGAAAGCCATATTGTCTGAACAGAATCGgatttctcctctccccaccgGGGTCCTCACCCCACCACCGAGCAGTGAGAAGCAGAGCGGTGGGCAGGGGACAGCATGA
- the CCNE1 gene encoding G1/S-specific cyclin-E1 isoform X2: MPRERRERDAKERGTMKEESGMDFSVRSRKRKANVAVDPDEEIAKIDRTVRGQCGGQPWDSNTVCANPCSLIPTPDKEEDEPVYPNSACKPQSFTPSRASPLPVLNWANREEVWKIMLNKEKTYLRDQHFMQRHPLLQPRMRAILLDWLMEVCEVYKLHRETFYLAQDFFDRYMATQENVVKTLLQLIGISSLFIAAKLEEIYPPKLHQFAYVTDGACSGDEILTMELMIMKALKWRLSPLTIVSWLNVYMQVAYLNDVYEVLLPQYPQQIFIQIAELLDLCVLDIDCLEFSYGVLAASALYHFSSSELMQKVSGYQWCDIESCAKWMVPFAMVIRETGSSKLKHFRGIPADDAHNIQTHRDSLDLLDKAQGKKAILSEQNRISPLPTGVLTPPPSSEKQSGGQGTA; the protein is encoded by the exons ATGCCgcgggagaggagggagag GGATGCGAAGGAACGGGGCACCATGAAAGAGGAAAGTGGTATGGATTTCTCCGTTCGCTCCAGAAAAAGGAAGGCAAATGTGGCCGTT GatccagatgaggaaattgcCAAAATTGACAGGACGGTGCGAGGCCAGTGCGGCGGTCAG CCTTGGGACAGTAACACAGTCTGTGCAAACCCCTGCTCCTTGATCCCCACACCTGACAAAGAAGAGGATGAGCCGGTGTACCCGAATTCTGCATGCAAGCCTCAGAGTTTCACACCATCCAGAGCTTCACCTCTGCCTGTCCTGAA ctgGGCAAATAGAGAGGAAGTGTGGAAAATCATGTTAAACAAGGAAAAGACATACTTAAGGGATCAGCACTTTATGCAGCGACACCCTCTTCTGCAGCCTAGAATGCGAGCAATTCTTCTGGATTGGTTAATGGAG gTGTGTGAAGTCTACAAACTCCACAGGGAGACGTTCTACTTGGCACAGGATTTCTTTGATCGGTACATGGCAACGCAAGAAAATGTTGTGAAAACACTTCTACAGCTTATTGggatttcatctttatttattgcAGCCAAACTTGAg gAAATCTATCCTCCAAAGTTGCACCAGTTTGCTTATGTTACAGATGGAGCTTGTTCCGGAGACGAAATTCTTACCATGGAGTTAATGATTATGAAG GCTCTTAAGTGGCGTTTAAGTCCCCTGACCATCGTGTCCTGGTTGAACGTGTACATGCAGGTTGCGTATCTGAATGACGTGTACGAAGTGCTGCTGCCGCAGTATCCCCAGCAAATCTTCATACAGATCGCAGAG CTTTTGGATCTCTGCGTCCTGGACATCGACTGCTTAGAATTTTCTTACGGTGTACTTGCTGCTTCCGCCTTGTATCATTTCTCTTCGTCTGAATTGATGCAAAAGGTTTCAG GGTACCAGTGGTGCGACATAGAGAGCTGCGCCAAGTGGATGGTCCCGTTCGCCATGGTCATAAGGGAGACGGGGAGCTCGAAGCTGAAGCACTTCAGGGGGATTCCTGCCGATGACGCCCACAACATACAGACCCACAGGGACAGCTTGGACTTGCTG GACAAAGCCCAAGGAAAGAAAGCCATATTGTCTGAACAGAATCGgatttctcctctccccaccgGGGTCCTCACCCCACCACCGAGCAGTGAGAAGCAGAGCGGTGGGCAGGGGACAGCATGA
- the CCNE1 gene encoding G1/S-specific cyclin-E1 isoform X1, which produces MPRERRERDAKERGTMKEESGMDFSVRSRKRKANVAVFLQDPDEEIAKIDRTVRGQCGGQPWDSNTVCANPCSLIPTPDKEEDEPVYPNSACKPQSFTPSRASPLPVLNWANREEVWKIMLNKEKTYLRDQHFMQRHPLLQPRMRAILLDWLMEVCEVYKLHRETFYLAQDFFDRYMATQENVVKTLLQLIGISSLFIAAKLEEIYPPKLHQFAYVTDGACSGDEILTMELMIMKALKWRLSPLTIVSWLNVYMQVAYLNDVYEVLLPQYPQQIFIQIAELLDLCVLDIDCLEFSYGVLAASALYHFSSSELMQKVSGYQWCDIESCAKWMVPFAMVIRETGSSKLKHFRGIPADDAHNIQTHRDSLDLLDKAQGKKAILSEQNRISPLPTGVLTPPPSSEKQSGGQGTA; this is translated from the exons ATGCCgcgggagaggagggagag GGATGCGAAGGAACGGGGCACCATGAAAGAGGAAAGTGGTATGGATTTCTCCGTTCGCTCCAGAAAAAGGAAGGCAAATGTGGCCGTT TTTCTGCAGGatccagatgaggaaattgcCAAAATTGACAGGACGGTGCGAGGCCAGTGCGGCGGTCAG CCTTGGGACAGTAACACAGTCTGTGCAAACCCCTGCTCCTTGATCCCCACACCTGACAAAGAAGAGGATGAGCCGGTGTACCCGAATTCTGCATGCAAGCCTCAGAGTTTCACACCATCCAGAGCTTCACCTCTGCCTGTCCTGAA ctgGGCAAATAGAGAGGAAGTGTGGAAAATCATGTTAAACAAGGAAAAGACATACTTAAGGGATCAGCACTTTATGCAGCGACACCCTCTTCTGCAGCCTAGAATGCGAGCAATTCTTCTGGATTGGTTAATGGAG gTGTGTGAAGTCTACAAACTCCACAGGGAGACGTTCTACTTGGCACAGGATTTCTTTGATCGGTACATGGCAACGCAAGAAAATGTTGTGAAAACACTTCTACAGCTTATTGggatttcatctttatttattgcAGCCAAACTTGAg gAAATCTATCCTCCAAAGTTGCACCAGTTTGCTTATGTTACAGATGGAGCTTGTTCCGGAGACGAAATTCTTACCATGGAGTTAATGATTATGAAG GCTCTTAAGTGGCGTTTAAGTCCCCTGACCATCGTGTCCTGGTTGAACGTGTACATGCAGGTTGCGTATCTGAATGACGTGTACGAAGTGCTGCTGCCGCAGTATCCCCAGCAAATCTTCATACAGATCGCAGAG CTTTTGGATCTCTGCGTCCTGGACATCGACTGCTTAGAATTTTCTTACGGTGTACTTGCTGCTTCCGCCTTGTATCATTTCTCTTCGTCTGAATTGATGCAAAAGGTTTCAG GGTACCAGTGGTGCGACATAGAGAGCTGCGCCAAGTGGATGGTCCCGTTCGCCATGGTCATAAGGGAGACGGGGAGCTCGAAGCTGAAGCACTTCAGGGGGATTCCTGCCGATGACGCCCACAACATACAGACCCACAGGGACAGCTTGGACTTGCTG GACAAAGCCCAAGGAAAGAAAGCCATATTGTCTGAACAGAATCGgatttctcctctccccaccgGGGTCCTCACCCCACCACCGAGCAGTGAGAAGCAGAGCGGTGGGCAGGGGACAGCATGA